The nucleotide sequence TTATCACCGGCGGCTCCAAGGGAATCGGGAAAGCGGCTGCCATGGAATTCGTTTCCGGCGGCGGGAGCGTATGCATTGTCGCGCGGAACAAAAAAGATCTGCAAAGCGCCGCTGACGAAATAAGCAAAGCCCGCGCAAGTGATACCCAAACGGTCGCAACGATCGCCTGCGACACCACTGACATGAAAAAGCTCAAGCCCCTCATCGAGGGATACATCAAAAAAAACGGCATTCCCGATTACCTCATGAATTTCGTGGGATACGCGCAGCCCGGTTACGTCCAGGACTACACATTGGAAGACTTTAAAGGGAACATGGAAACCAATTACTACGGCCAGCTCGTTCCGATCCTTATCGTCCTTCCTCACTTTATGAAAAGAGGGTCCGGTTATATTGTCACCTGTTCATCGCTCCTCGGATACCTCGGCATGATCGGATACGCAACCTATTCGCCGTCAAAATTCGCCATCTGCGGCCTCACCGAATCCCTGCGCAGCGAGCTATCGCACCGTGGCATACGGTTCTCCATCCTGTATCCACCCGATACCGACACGCCGGGATTCGAAAACGAGAACAAGTTCAAGCCGGCGGAAGTGATGATCATGTCGGAAACGGGCGGTCTTCTCACCGCCACGCAGGTGGCGCAAAAGCTCATGCGGGGAATAATGAAGAACCAATTTTACATCCACCCGGGACAATCCAGGCTGCTCTGGTCGATCGCCCGTCATTTCCCGAACCTCGCACACTGGATCATGGACGGGGAGTTTAAAAAGG is from Spirochaetota bacterium and encodes:
- a CDS encoding SDR family oxidoreductase, whose amino-acid sequence is MADAKRFFSGKTAIITGGSKGIGKAAAMEFVSGGGSVCIVARNKKDLQSAADEISKARASDTQTVATIACDTTDMKKLKPLIEGYIKKNGIPDYLMNFVGYAQPGYVQDYTLEDFKGNMETNYYGQLVPILIVLPHFMKRGSGYIVTCSSLLGYLGMIGYATYSPSKFAICGLTESLRSELSHRGIRFSILYPPDTDTPGFENENKFKPAEVMIMSETGGLLTATQVAQKLMRGIMKNQFYIHPGQSRLLWSIARHFPNLAHWIMDGEFKKAMKKLNNKK